A region of the Halosolutus amylolyticus genome:
GGCCGGCGGCGATGTCGTCGTGGAACCCGTCGCTCCCCTCGTAGTAGTGGCCCTGGTTCACGCCCGCCTGACTCTCGTGGAAGAGCGGGTAGAGGTAGTAGTCCGGGTCGGGGCCGCCGGTCCAACCAAGCAGGTACATCTGGTAGTCGTCGGCGCTCCCGCTCGTGTACGTGTCGACCAGCGTCGCGAAGTCGAGCACCTGCACGTCCGCACCGTAGCCGATTTCGTCCAGTCGCGTGGCGATCCGCTCGGCCAGTTGTGCGCGAATCCCCTCCGGCGTGATGATCGTCGGCGAGAAGTCGTCGGGGGCGTGCTCGTCGAGCAGCGATTCGGCCTCGTCGGGATCGTACTCCGGCAACAGCTCCTGGTACTCGTCCTCCGGGAACTCCCAGACCTCGTTGACGACCGGCGGGATCGGGCTATACATCGGCGAGGTCACGTTCCCGGCGTTGGACTCGATGAAGTCCTGCATCGAGAACGAGTGGGCGATCGCCCGTCGGACCTCCGGGGTCGCCGTCGGACCCTCGTTACAGTTGAACGCCATGTACATGAACGTGGGACTCTCAGTGGAGTGGAGATTGACGTTGTCCTCTCCCTCGAGGACGTCCCAGTCGTCGTTCGGGATCCCTGCGATGGCGTCGGTGTCTCCCGAACGGATATCGGAAACGCGACCCGCCTCGTCGTCGTGGGCAACGAAGCGGACCTGCTGGAGGTTCGGCTCGAGGTCGTCCCAGTAGTCGTCGTGTCGCTGGATTTCGACGTACTCGTTCTCCTGAAGTTCGGAGAATTCGAACGGGCCGGAGCCGACCGGATTCCTGTTGAACTCTTCCCGGTCATCGGTACGGACGGACTCGGGAACCACCGTTACGCCCATCGTCGCGAGTTCGAACGGCCCGTACGGTTCGTCTCCGAGGTCGACCTGAAGCTGGTAGTCGTCGACGACCTCGGTGCTCTCGATCATGTCGTACGTGGACGCGTTCTCCGTCTCCTCTTCGACCGGCGCGGTGAACGAGTGGGCGACGTCCGAGGCGGTCACCTCGTCGCCGTTGTGAAACGTCGCCCCCTCCACGAGTTCGAAGATGTACCGCGTCCCGTCGCGCTCGACGGTCGGCTCGCCCGTCGCGAGTTTGGGCTGTAACTCGAGGTCTTCACCGTACTCGTAGAGTCCGTCGAAGACGAGCTGAATCACCTGAAAACTGTACGCGTCGTTCGAGACGACGGGATCGAACTGCTCTTCTCGAGATTGTTCCTGCGTAAAGTGAAACTGTTCGACACCGTCGGTCTCGTTTCCGTCACCACCGATACACCCTGCGATCGTGGCTGCACTGACCGCTGCACCTGCTGTGAGAAGCCGTCGTCGGGTGACGGAGTTCTGGTCTGGTACCATCCTGATACACAATTATAATTCATCACGTTTTGGTATCAGCAGGGTACCGATCGCAAATCTGTTCT
Encoded here:
- a CDS encoding ABC transporter substrate-binding protein, with translation MVPDQNSVTRRRLLTAGAAVSAATIAGCIGGDGNETDGVEQFHFTQEQSREEQFDPVVSNDAYSFQVIQLVFDGLYEYGEDLELQPKLATGEPTVERDGTRYIFELVEGATFHNGDEVTASDVAHSFTAPVEEETENASTYDMIESTEVVDDYQLQVDLGDEPYGPFELATMGVTVVPESVRTDDREEFNRNPVGSGPFEFSELQENEYVEIQRHDDYWDDLEPNLQQVRFVAHDDEAGRVSDIRSGDTDAIAGIPNDDWDVLEGEDNVNLHSTESPTFMYMAFNCNEGPTATPEVRRAIAHSFSMQDFIESNAGNVTSPMYSPIPPVVNEVWEFPEDEYQELLPEYDPDEAESLLDEHAPDDFSPTIITPEGIRAQLAERIATRLDEIGYGADVQVLDFATLVDTYTSGSADDYQMYLLGWTGGPDPDYYLYPLFHESQAGVNQGHYYEGSDGFHDDIAAGRNSADQEERYDLYEPVIREIVEELPALPAFTQDNTMASRDYVQGLQAHPEVTRNPTLVADYTNVSME